Proteins encoded together in one Oncorhynchus mykiss isolate Arlee chromosome 7, USDA_OmykA_1.1, whole genome shotgun sequence window:
- the LOC110528181 gene encoding class E basic helix-loop-helix protein 40: MEMERIQRAQPPPKYQQAELSDMQGMDFPIYVYKSRRGMKRAEECKENYKLPHRLIEKKRRDRINECIAQLKDLLPEHLKLTTLGHLEKAVVLELTLKHVKALTTLLENQQQKILALQNGMQIEQSSPSQENSEGMFRSGFHVCAQEVLQYLANQEGDGNLTPSHMINHLHKVATEILQGPPHSPWPEKTPSYHHHQALREKPVGQPPKPSEGHRKNCVPVIQRAYAQVGGEQSGSDTDTDSGYGGEQGEHLALRAGYCGQESHLKRALGEKTASLGVKQEDEPRHKHARVESSDDEFLSGGESSSSSSSSSSGHGSYMSAYSPHQAQPHPLCMPFYLIPPSAAAYLPMLEKCWYSGAMPMIYPGLGGTAQGMPSDTHAQTSLITISPRGHSPSPPNVAQSPMDSPALLQALKPINLETKD, translated from the exons ATGGAAATGGAAAGGATTCAAAGGGCGCAACCCCCTCCCAAGTACCAGCAGGCTGAGCTGTCTGACATGCAAGG GATGGATTTCCCTATATATGTATACAAATCCCGTCGGGGAATGAAACGAGCAGAGGAATGCAAG GAAAACTACAAACTACCTCATCGACTTATTGAGAAGAAAAGGCGAGACAGGATAAACGAGTGCATCGCTCAGTTGAAAGATTTATTGCCTGAGCACCTGAAACTTACA ACTCTTGGCCATCTGGAGAAGGCTGTGGTTTTGGAACTCACGCTCAAGCATGTGAAAGCCCTCACCACTCTACTGGAAAACCAGCAGCAGAAAATCCTCGCTCTGCAGAATGGCATGCAAATCG AGCAGTCCTCTCCCAGCCAGGAGAACAGCGAGGGGATGTTCCGCTCAGGCTTCCACGTCTGTGCCCAGGAGGTTTTACAGTACCTGGCCAACCAGGAGGGTGACGGAAACCTCACACCCTCCCACATGATCAACCACCTGCACAAGGTGGCCACTGAGATCCTCCAGGGCCCTCCCCACAGCCCCTGGCCCGAAAAGACCCCCagctaccaccaccaccaggccctGAGGGAGAAGCCTGTAGGCCAGCCCCCCAAGCCCAGCGAGGGCCACAGGAAGAACTGTGTGCCCGTCATACAGCGGGCGTATGCCCAGGTTGGCGGTGAGCAAAGTGGCAgtgatacagacacagacagcggctACGGTGGCGAGCAGGGTGAGCATCTGGCGTTGCGTGCAGGGTACTGTGGCCAAGAGAGCCATCTGAAGAGAGCCCTGGGCGAAAAGACGGCGTCATTGGGCGTCAAGCAGGAAGATGAACCTCGCCACAAACATGCCCGGGTGGAGTCATCCGATGACGAGTTTCTGTCAGGTGGAGAGTCATCCtcatcctcttcatcctcctccagcGGTCACGGCAGCTACATGAGCGCCTACTCCCCCCATCAGGCCCAACCTCATCCTCTCTGCATGCCCTTCTACCTCATCCCCCCTTCTGCTGCCGCTTATCTGCCCATGCTGGAGAAGTGCTGGTACTCTGGGGCCATGCCCATGATCTACCCTGGCCTGGGGGGCACCGCACAGGGCATGCCTAGCGACACGCATGCCCAAACTTCCCTGATTACGATATCCCCCAGGGggcactctccctctccccccaacGTGGCCCAGAGCCCCATGGACTCACCAGCCCTCCTCCAAGCGTTAAAGCCCATTAACCTGGAAACCAAAGACTGA